The following coding sequences are from one Geothrix sp. window:
- a CDS encoding N-acetylornithine carbamoyltransferase codes for MKHFTRISDLGPAGVKEILATAAEWKRNRPGAIFADRILGMVFFNPSLRTRASFEAAMLRHGGHAIVLEVGAGTWKLEDRDGAIMNEDRAEHVREGVPVLGRYADLLAVRTFSHGNGDAEDEVDPVINAFRRFSTVPVLSMESAREHPHQGLADLLTIQEAHGSTKVPVTLTWAPHIKPLPKAVPNSFLLTAAACGAEIRVAHPKGYELAPEVRAEAEAYAAATGGKIVYTTDQDAALEGSAAVYAKAWGPSTSSGLAAAPMADLGSWMPTAAHMQKAAKEAIFTHCLPVRRNLEVHDSVLDGPWSRVVDEAENRFHVQRATIHHLLSQS; via the coding sequence ATGAAGCACTTCACCCGCATCTCGGACCTGGGCCCCGCGGGAGTCAAGGAGATCCTCGCCACGGCCGCCGAGTGGAAGCGCAACCGCCCCGGCGCCATCTTTGCCGACCGCATCCTGGGCATGGTGTTCTTCAACCCCAGCCTGCGCACGCGGGCCAGCTTCGAGGCGGCCATGCTGCGCCACGGCGGCCACGCCATCGTGCTGGAAGTGGGCGCGGGCACCTGGAAGCTGGAGGACCGCGACGGCGCCATCATGAACGAGGACCGCGCCGAGCACGTGCGCGAGGGCGTGCCCGTGCTGGGCCGCTACGCCGACCTGCTGGCCGTGCGCACCTTCAGCCACGGCAACGGGGATGCGGAGGATGAAGTCGATCCCGTCATCAACGCCTTCCGGCGCTTCTCCACGGTGCCGGTGCTGAGCATGGAGAGCGCCCGCGAGCATCCGCACCAGGGCCTCGCCGACCTGCTCACCATCCAGGAGGCCCACGGCAGCACGAAGGTGCCCGTGACCCTCACCTGGGCCCCGCACATCAAGCCCCTGCCCAAGGCCGTGCCCAACTCCTTCCTGCTGACGGCCGCGGCTTGCGGGGCGGAGATCCGCGTGGCCCATCCGAAGGGCTACGAGCTGGCACCCGAAGTGCGGGCCGAAGCCGAAGCCTACGCCGCCGCCACCGGCGGGAAGATCGTCTACACGACCGACCAGGACGCGGCCCTGGAAGGCAGCGCCGCCGTCTACGCCAAGGCCTGGGGACCTTCCACCAGCTCGGGCCTGGCTGCCGCGCCCATGGCGGACCTCGGCTCTTGGATGCCCACCGCCGCCCACATGCAGAAGGCCGCGAAGGAAGCCATCTTCACCCACTGCCTGCCCGTGCGCCGCAACCTCGAAGTCCATGACAGCGTCCTCGACGGGCCCTGGAGCCGCGTCGTCGACGAGGCCGAGAACCGCTTCCACGTGCAGCGGGCCACCATCCACCACCTGCTCTCCCAGTCCTAA
- the argB gene encoding acetylglutamate kinase: MPLSPNPYAALKEASQYVRLFRGKTFVVKVGGEVIAEPKIRKALCEQIALLWSFSIKVVVVHGGGAELDAVCASMNIPVEKVAGRRVTSPEVLDAAKMVFAGQVHMDLLSELQAAGVPAVGLTGLDAGLVKAHRRPPVAVIPDGATEPQLVDYGLVGDIDAIDPHVLSHLLEGGFVPVVAPLSGGEDGAIYNTNADTIAASLATALGAEKLFFLLSVPGLLKDVAKSSSLIPHATLEELSGLEAKGVITGGMRPKITAVKAALLGGVPSAHLVSGLAPDALLAEIFTNEGSGTMIVAPAVAATPAGAH; the protein is encoded by the coding sequence ATGCCCCTCTCCCCCAATCCCTACGCCGCCCTCAAGGAAGCCTCCCAGTACGTGCGGCTGTTCCGCGGCAAGACCTTCGTGGTGAAGGTGGGCGGCGAGGTCATCGCCGAACCCAAGATCCGCAAGGCCCTCTGCGAGCAGATCGCCCTGCTCTGGTCCTTCTCCATCAAGGTCGTGGTGGTGCATGGGGGCGGCGCCGAGCTGGACGCCGTCTGCGCCTCCATGAACATCCCCGTGGAGAAGGTGGCGGGCCGGCGTGTGACGAGCCCCGAGGTGCTGGACGCCGCCAAGATGGTCTTCGCCGGCCAGGTGCACATGGACCTGCTCTCGGAGCTGCAGGCCGCGGGCGTGCCGGCCGTGGGCCTCACCGGTCTCGATGCGGGCCTCGTGAAGGCCCACCGGCGTCCGCCCGTGGCCGTGATCCCCGATGGGGCCACCGAGCCCCAGCTGGTGGACTACGGCCTGGTGGGCGACATCGACGCCATCGATCCACATGTTCTCAGCCACCTGCTCGAGGGGGGGTTCGTGCCGGTGGTGGCGCCGCTTTCCGGGGGGGAAGACGGCGCCATTTACAACACCAACGCGGACACCATCGCCGCGAGCCTGGCCACCGCGCTGGGCGCCGAGAAGCTGTTCTTCCTGCTGTCGGTTCCGGGTCTGTTGAAGGACGTCGCCAAGTCCTCGTCGCTCATTCCCCACGCCACCCTGGAGGAACTGTCCGGTCTGGAGGCCAAGGGGGTGATCACCGGGGGCATGCGGCCCAAGATCACCGCCGTGAAGGCTGCGCTCCTGGGCGGCGTGCCCAGTGCCCACCTGGTGAGTGGCCTGGCCCCGGATGCCCTACTGGCGGAGATCTTCACCAACGAGGGCAGCGGGACGATGATCGTGGCCCCCGCGGTGGCGGCCACGCCCGCTGGGGCGCATTGA
- a CDS encoding M20/M25/M40 family metallo-hydrolase, whose product MGPAELLTRLVGTPSVSGEEGPLADLVQDLLATRGFEVQRQGHNLWFSLGKKGGSRLLLNSHLDTVPPCAGWEGDPFAPVWHGARLQGLGANDAKGCVAALLLAAFELAKLDLDGEVVVALTAEEETGGQGIATILGQLGPFDGAVVGEPTGLRICAAQRGLLILKCTARGQSGHVANAQMLGAENAIHKAARDIAKIAAMDFPAHPLLGSQKAQVTQIQGGLRRNQVPDACEFFVDLRTSPEQDHDALAAGFQRQLESEVAIHSKRYLPKGTDPGHPIVRAALAAAGKAGPVGSGTTSDWAFLGSIRAVKAGPGDTFRSHTPNEYLTLPELEAGVAFYAQLVSTFFKLQVPNEA is encoded by the coding sequence ATGGGCCCCGCCGAGCTGCTCACGCGCCTGGTCGGCACGCCCAGCGTGTCGGGTGAGGAAGGCCCGCTGGCGGACCTGGTGCAGGATCTCCTCGCCACCCGGGGCTTCGAGGTCCAACGCCAGGGGCACAACCTCTGGTTCAGCCTCGGGAAGAAGGGCGGCTCCCGGCTCCTGCTCAACTCGCACCTCGACACGGTGCCCCCCTGCGCGGGCTGGGAGGGGGATCCCTTTGCGCCCGTCTGGCACGGCGCCCGCCTCCAGGGACTCGGCGCCAACGACGCCAAGGGCTGCGTGGCGGCCCTCCTGCTGGCCGCCTTCGAGCTGGCGAAACTGGACCTCGACGGGGAAGTGGTGGTGGCCCTCACCGCCGAAGAGGAGACCGGCGGCCAGGGCATCGCCACCATCCTGGGCCAGCTCGGCCCCTTCGATGGCGCCGTGGTGGGCGAACCCACGGGCCTGCGCATCTGCGCGGCCCAGCGGGGCCTCCTGATCCTCAAGTGCACCGCCCGGGGCCAGAGCGGTCACGTGGCCAACGCCCAGATGCTGGGTGCCGAGAACGCCATCCACAAGGCGGCCCGGGACATCGCCAAGATCGCCGCCATGGACTTCCCCGCCCACCCGCTGCTGGGCTCGCAGAAGGCCCAGGTCACGCAGATCCAGGGCGGCCTGCGGCGCAACCAGGTGCCGGATGCCTGCGAGTTCTTCGTGGACCTGCGCACCAGCCCCGAGCAGGACCACGATGCCCTCGCGGCCGGCTTCCAGCGGCAGCTGGAAAGCGAAGTCGCCATCCACTCCAAGCGCTACCTGCCCAAGGGCACGGATCCGGGCCATCCCATCGTCCGGGCGGCCCTCGCGGCCGCCGGCAAGGCCGGCCCCGTGGGCTCCGGCACCACGTCGGACTGGGCCTTCCTGGGGAGCATCCGGGCGGTGAAGGCCGGGCCCGGCGACACCTTCCGCAGCCACACCCCCAACGAGTACCTCACCCTGCCCGAGCTCGAAGCGGGCGTGGCCTTCTACGCTCAGCTGGTCTCCACCTTCTTCAAGCTGCAGGTGCCAAATGAAGCCTGA
- the argH gene encoding argininosuccinate lyase, with the protein MKPDGTTLWAKDLPLDVAIHRFTVGEDPDTDLTLLPWDCLGSAAHAKMLAATGLLETADAGALVRGLKRISNLARQNAFPIPPHLEDGHTAIEADLTRSLGPVGQRIHLGRSRNDQVILAFRLYLRDALLRLGLRVSDLAEAFLAFARANQDVPLPGYTHLRRAMPSTFGMWAAAFAEGLLEELEALQSVYQRLDRCPLGSAAGFGVPLPIDRELTARLLGFSKVQRSPIDVQNSRGRHETAMLQWAASTGGVIEKFLWDVSFYSTEEFGFLKLPDAFTTGSSIMPQKKNPDVVELARGRCRELRGTAGLVEQIASGLPSSYHRDLQLLKRPVILGLRQADELFGVLVRLIPALSVNGAATAAASTDELYAAHQAYVYVQGGLPFREAYRKVAQQLQDGTFAPDRAALTATHLGGAGNLGLDDLAADLSAARTWIEAKREVHVEAEAALWAN; encoded by the coding sequence ATGAAGCCTGACGGAACAACCCTCTGGGCCAAGGACCTCCCCCTGGACGTGGCCATCCACCGCTTCACCGTGGGCGAGGATCCGGACACCGACCTGACCCTGCTGCCCTGGGACTGCCTGGGCAGCGCGGCCCACGCGAAGATGCTGGCGGCCACCGGGCTGCTGGAAACCGCCGATGCCGGCGCCCTGGTGCGGGGCCTGAAGCGCATCTCGAACCTCGCCCGGCAGAACGCCTTCCCCATTCCGCCACACCTGGAGGACGGCCACACTGCCATCGAGGCCGACCTCACCCGCAGCCTCGGCCCCGTGGGCCAGCGCATCCACCTGGGCCGTTCGCGCAACGACCAGGTCATCCTGGCCTTCCGGCTCTACCTGCGGGACGCCCTGCTGCGCCTGGGCCTCCGAGTGTCCGACCTGGCCGAGGCCTTCCTGGCCTTCGCGCGGGCGAACCAGGACGTGCCCCTGCCGGGCTACACCCACCTGCGCCGCGCCATGCCCAGCACCTTCGGCATGTGGGCCGCGGCCTTCGCCGAGGGACTGCTGGAGGAACTGGAGGCCCTGCAGTCGGTCTACCAGCGGCTCGACCGCTGCCCGCTGGGATCGGCCGCCGGCTTCGGCGTGCCCCTGCCCATCGACCGTGAACTGACGGCCAGGCTGCTGGGCTTCTCCAAGGTGCAGCGCAGCCCCATCGACGTGCAGAACAGCCGGGGCCGCCACGAGACGGCCATGCTCCAGTGGGCCGCGTCCACCGGCGGCGTCATCGAGAAGTTCCTGTGGGATGTGTCCTTCTACAGCACCGAGGAGTTCGGGTTCCTCAAGCTGCCGGACGCCTTCACCACGGGCTCGAGCATCATGCCCCAGAAGAAGAACCCCGACGTGGTGGAACTGGCCAGGGGCCGCTGCCGCGAACTGCGGGGCACGGCGGGCCTGGTGGAGCAGATCGCCTCCGGCCTGCCCTCCAGCTACCACCGCGACCTGCAGCTGCTCAAGCGCCCCGTCATCCTGGGCCTGCGCCAGGCGGATGAGCTCTTCGGCGTGCTGGTGCGGCTCATCCCCGCCCTCAGCGTGAACGGGGCGGCCACCGCCGCCGCCAGCACGGACGAGCTCTACGCCGCCCACCAGGCCTACGTCTACGTGCAGGGCGGCCTGCCCTTCCGCGAGGCCTACCGCAAGGTCGCCCAGCAGCTGCAGGACGGCACCTTCGCTCCGGACCGCGCCGCCCTCACCGCCACCCACCTCGGCGGCGCCGGCAACCTGGGCCTCGACGACCTCGCCGCCGACCTTTCCGCTGCGCGAACCTGGATCGAAGCCAAGCGCGAGGTCCATGTGGAAGCGGAGGCGGCGCTATGGGCGAACTGA
- the argG gene encoding argininosuccinate synthase yields MSKLAVLAFSGGLDTSFCVFYLKEQGYDVATVTVNTGGFSPEELARIEATSPKLGALSHTTVDARAGLFDGYLRYLIYGNVLRGQMYPLSVSAERVCQARAVAELAKAMGAAAIAHGSTGAGNDQVRFDVAFRALAPELAILTPIRDLGLSRAEEMAYCAERGLVFPEKTRDYSINEGMWGTSVGGRETLDAWTTLPEAAFPGGIIGALAPKTLTLSFDEGVPVALDGNAMDPVTLVAQLNAIGRPYGIGRGVHLGDTILGIKGRVGFEAPAAHLLIGAHRELEKLVLSGKQLFWKESLGNLYGSLLHEGHFFDPLARDLEAFLQSSQDRVCGEVRLTLHPRAFVVEGVQSPYSLMDPRIATYGEANKLWTGAEAAGFAKVFGVQQTLTLKAKGN; encoded by the coding sequence ATGAGCAAGCTCGCCGTCCTCGCCTTCTCCGGCGGCCTCGACACGTCCTTCTGCGTGTTCTACCTGAAAGAGCAGGGCTACGACGTGGCCACGGTCACGGTGAACACCGGCGGCTTCTCGCCGGAGGAATTGGCGCGCATCGAGGCCACCTCCCCGAAGCTGGGCGCCCTCAGCCACACCACCGTGGACGCCCGCGCCGGGCTCTTCGACGGCTACCTGCGCTACCTGATCTACGGCAACGTGCTGCGCGGCCAGATGTACCCGCTGTCCGTCTCCGCCGAGCGGGTCTGCCAGGCCCGGGCCGTGGCCGAGCTGGCCAAGGCCATGGGTGCCGCCGCCATCGCCCACGGTTCCACCGGCGCCGGCAACGACCAGGTGCGCTTCGACGTGGCCTTCCGTGCCCTGGCACCCGAGCTGGCGATCCTCACCCCCATCCGCGACCTGGGCCTGTCCCGGGCCGAGGAGATGGCCTACTGCGCCGAGCGCGGCCTGGTGTTCCCGGAGAAGACCAGGGACTACTCCATCAACGAGGGCATGTGGGGCACCAGCGTGGGGGGCCGCGAGACCCTCGACGCCTGGACCACCCTGCCCGAAGCGGCCTTCCCCGGCGGCATCATCGGCGCCCTGGCACCCAAGACCCTGACCCTCAGCTTCGATGAGGGCGTACCCGTGGCCCTGGACGGCAATGCCATGGATCCCGTCACCCTCGTCGCCCAGCTCAACGCCATCGGGCGCCCCTACGGCATCGGCCGCGGCGTGCACCTGGGCGACACCATCCTGGGCATCAAGGGTCGCGTGGGCTTCGAGGCCCCGGCGGCGCATCTGCTCATCGGCGCCCACCGGGAGCTGGAGAAGCTGGTGCTGAGCGGCAAGCAGCTCTTCTGGAAGGAGTCCCTGGGCAACCTCTACGGCAGCCTGCTGCACGAGGGCCACTTCTTCGATCCCCTGGCCCGCGACCTGGAGGCCTTCCTGCAGTCCAGCCAGGACCGCGTCTGCGGCGAGGTGCGCCTCACCCTGCACCCCCGCGCCTTCGTGGTGGAGGGCGTGCAGTCGCCCTACTCGCTGATGGACCCGCGCATCGCCACCTACGGCGAGGCCAACAAGCTCTGGACCGGCGCCGAAGCCGCGGGCTTCGCGAAGGTCTTCGGCGTTCAGCAGACTTTGACACTCAAGGCAAAAGGCAACTGA
- the argC gene encoding N-acetyl-gamma-glutamyl-phosphate reductase, producing the protein MSSVDVLILGASGYGGGELLRWLSNHPAVTSIRGTARSHAGKPFHAQHPNLRGLVDGTFEAAPDWAALAQSETPVLFAALPHGEFAKQWPDFQSEWDRLGLTDKLTIIDLSADFRLDPAWVYGLVDWQPERMRGARRIANPGCFATALQLALLPLAEWKPAFVAVTAATGSSGSGAAPSDTTHHPTRANDFRAYKMLGHQHEAEVLRTLAVAGWQAPLSFVPQSAPMVRGIFATAQFPLPAGVVEDTLRAHYAAFYRDRFFIRMVEGSPRVAATTGSAFADLGVAARNGHAAVMVALDNLGKGMAAQAVQNLNLALGLPEWTGLKAASTFPG; encoded by the coding sequence ATGAGTTCCGTGGATGTCCTCATCCTCGGCGCGTCGGGCTATGGCGGCGGAGAGCTGCTGCGGTGGCTTTCCAATCACCCGGCGGTAACCTCCATTCGCGGGACGGCGCGCAGCCACGCCGGCAAGCCCTTCCATGCCCAACACCCGAACCTGCGCGGCCTGGTCGACGGCACCTTCGAAGCAGCGCCGGACTGGGCGGCCCTGGCCCAGAGCGAGACCCCCGTGCTGTTCGCGGCCCTGCCCCACGGCGAGTTTGCCAAGCAGTGGCCCGACTTCCAAAGCGAGTGGGATCGCCTGGGGCTCACGGACAAGCTCACCATCATCGACCTCTCCGCGGACTTCCGCCTGGACCCCGCCTGGGTCTACGGCCTGGTGGACTGGCAGCCCGAGCGCATGAGGGGTGCCCGGCGCATCGCCAACCCCGGCTGCTTCGCCACGGCCCTGCAGTTGGCCCTGCTGCCCCTGGCCGAGTGGAAGCCGGCCTTCGTGGCCGTCACCGCCGCCACGGGTTCCTCAGGGTCGGGCGCCGCGCCCAGCGACACCACCCACCACCCCACCCGTGCCAACGACTTCCGCGCCTACAAGATGCTCGGCCACCAGCACGAGGCCGAGGTGCTGCGCACCCTCGCCGTCGCGGGCTGGCAGGCGCCCCTCAGCTTCGTGCCCCAGAGTGCCCCCATGGTGCGTGGGATCTTCGCCACGGCCCAGTTCCCGCTGCCCGCTGGCGTAGTTGAGGACACCCTCAGGGCGCACTATGCAGCCTTCTACCGGGACCGTTTCTTCATCCGCATGGTGGAGGGCAGCCCCCGCGTGGCCGCCACCACCGGCAGCGCCTTCGCCGATCTTGGCGTCGCCGCCCGGAACGGCCACGCCGCCGTCATGGTCGCCCTCGACAACCTGGGCAAGGGCATGGCGGCCCAGGCCGTGCAGAACCTCAACCTGGCCCTGGGCCTGCCGGAATGGACGGGGCTGAAGGCTGCTTCGACCTTCCCCGGTTGA
- a CDS encoding helix-turn-helix domain-containing protein produces MPTRGPYETSPMPTHPRTLAERLRWLRKQSGLTQVEVSQALGCEQAMISSWEVGRTRPSAVTLGALAKHYGVSLAGLDTGLGFLEEATRRPLPEAEPEGSVVETTLALPPVAPGQVMLLDERTGTQTSTDAAEAMAALLRALKKGRKAWVVVR; encoded by the coding sequence ATGCCTACCCGCGGCCCCTATGAGACCTCGCCCATGCCGACGCACCCGCGCACGCTGGCGGAGCGTCTGCGGTGGCTGCGCAAGCAGTCCGGCCTCACCCAGGTGGAGGTGAGCCAGGCCCTGGGCTGTGAGCAGGCCATGATCAGCAGCTGGGAAGTGGGCCGTACCCGGCCCAGCGCCGTCACCCTGGGGGCCCTGGCCAAGCACTATGGCGTGAGCCTGGCCGGCCTGGACACTGGGCTCGGGTTCCTGGAAGAAGCCACGCGACGGCCCCTGCCCGAAGCCGAGCCGGAGGGCTCCGTGGTGGAGACCACCCTGGCCCTCCCCCCGGTGGCACCCGGCCAGGTCATGCTCCTCGACGAGCGCACCGGCACCCAGACCTCCACCGACGCCGCCGAAGCCATGGCCGCCCTCCTCCGCGCCCTCAAGAAGGGGCGGAAGGCGTGGGTGGTGGTGCGATAG